Part of the Sandaracinaceae bacterium genome, CGCGGGCTGGGTCGGTCTGCTGCGCGGTACGCAGTTCGACACCGAAGAGCTGCGCGCCTCGACCGGTGCCACCTGGTCCATCGTGTTGCTGCACCACGTCCTTGCCGGCGTCCTGACCGGGGGCGTCGCGTACTGGCTGTTCATGAGCGGCTTCGTCGGCGAGGTCGACGAGCGCAGCGCGAAGGTGTGCGCCTCGGTCATCGCGTGCTGCGCCGCTGCCGACTCGGCGGCCCCCTTCGAGCTGCTGGGTCGCCGCTATCTGATCCAAGGCCACCTCGCACCCCTGCTCAGCCGCGCCGCGCGCTTCGGCGACGTCTTGGTGATCATCGTGTTCAGCGTCGTCTTCGCGGTCTTCCACGGCAACTCCGAGGGCACGGGGGACGCGGCCGAGTGGTGGCTCATCACGCTGGGCCTGGGCGCTGGTCTCGGCGCGTTGTTCACGCCGTTCATGGGCGCGGACGAATCCGAGAACGGCCGCTTCCTGGCGCTGGTGGGCATCATCACGTTCGCGTCGGGCGCCGCCTACTTCCTGCGCCTGAGCCCGCTGGCGGTGAACGTGGTGCTGGGCATCTTCCTGGTGAACCTGAGCAAGAGCGGGCGCAGCATCCGGGCCACGCTGCAGAGCACCGAGAAGCCCATGGCGCTCGTGCTCATGATCCTCGCCGGCGCGCTGTGGAAGCCCTCCCCGTGGCTGCCGACCCTGGTGGGTCTCGCCGCGTTCGTGGCGCTGCGCCTGGTGGGCAAGTGGCTGGGCAGCTGGGTCGGCGCCCGTGGCAGCGATCTGCGCCGCGATCTGTATCGCGGGCTCCTGGCCCATGGCTCCGTCACCGTGGCGATGGTGGTCTCGTTCCGCCTGGTGTACGAGCGCGTGTTCCCGAACAGCGTGGCGATCGACATCGCCTACTCGGTCATCCTGGGCTCCGTCATCCTCAACGACCTGGTGGCGCCACGCGTGTTGCGCGCGCTGCTGGTCGACGCGGGTGACTTGGACCGCGAGCTGGCGGACAGCGCAGATGCCGACAAGGACGGCGACGGCATCCCGGATGGCGAGCAGGACGGAATGCTGTCCGGCATCGTCCCGGTGGGGGTGGCCATCTCGCTGCCGCGCCCGCCGCAGCTGCCACGTGAGAGCGCCCGCCCGCACGAAGACGAAGACGACGACACGGAGAAGGACGGCTACTGATGTACATCGTCGTGATAGGCCTGGGCGAAGTCGGCCGACACCTACTGAGCGTGCTCGACCACGAGGGACACGACGTCGTCGCCGTGGACGCTTCCGCCGAAGCCGTGGCGTATGCGGAGGAGCACTACGACGTGGCCAGCATCATGGGCTACGGCGCCAGTCAGGACGTCCTCGACCGCGCCGGTGTCGCCCGCGCCGACATCGTCGTCGCCGTGAGCAACCACGACGAGGTCAACTTGATCGCCGCGCTCGCTGCCAAGCAGCTGGGCGCGAAGCAGGCCGTGGCGCGCGCGCAAGGGGATGAGTGGGCCAACTGGACCGAGGGCATCCGCTATGGGTTGCTCGGCGTGGACGTCGTCATCAACCCGCGCGTGCTGGTGGCGCAGGAGCTGGCGCGCGTCGCTCGCTCACATGGCGCGAGTGACGTCATCGACCTCTCGCAGGACCGCGTGGAGCTGGTGCAGATCGAGCTCGCTGGCGAGTCGCGCCTCTTCAACAAGGCGCTGAAGAGCATCGACATGCCGACCAACGCGCTGGTCGCGGCGATCGTCCGCGACGGGGTGCTCGAGGTGCCTGGCGGCGACGACGTGTTTCAGAAGGGCGACCGCGTGTACCTGATCGGCTCGCCCGACGGCGTGCTCTCGGCCGAGCGCTTGTTCAGCCGCACGCGCGAGGCGCGGCGCGTGTGCATCGTCGGCGGTGGCGTGGTGGGCAAGTCGCTGGCGCGCGAGCTGAAGCGCTCGGGCGCGAAGGTCATGCTGATCGAGAAGGACCGTGAGACCGCGGAGGCCATCAGCGTGGAGCTGGACGGAATCGACGTGGTACACGGCGACGGCACGCACCAAGGGCTGCTCGAAGAGGAAGAGGTGGACACCTACGACCTCTTCTGCGCGGTGACTGCCATGGACGAGGTCAACCTGATGGCGTCCCTGCTCGCGAAGCGCATCGGCTGCCACCGCACGGCCGTGACGGTGCAGCGCGCCGACTACGTGCCCATCTACAAGCAGCTGGGCATCGACATCGTGCTCTCGCCGCGCACCGTCGCGAGCGACCACATCCTCCGCTTGTCACGCGGCGGGGTGCTGCACAGCCTGACGGTGCTCGAGAACGGACAGGCCGAGGTGGTGGAGCTGACGGTGAGCTCGCACAGCCCGGCCGTCGGGCGCGAGCTGACCAAGATGCGCGACCTGCTGCCGCATGGCGCCCTGCTGGGGGCCATCATCCACGGCGACCGCGTCGTCATCCCGCGCGGCAGCACCAAGCTCACCGCCGGTGACCGCGTGATCGTCATGACCAAGAGCCACGCGCGCAAAGCGGTCGAGCGCCTCTTCCGTCCGAGGCACACTTGAAGCGCGAGCGCCCCGTGAACCTGCGACGTCTCCGTCAGAGCGGCGCCCTCGCGCTGTTCGTGGGCGCGTTCGTGCTCGGCTACGCCGTCCTGGCAGGCCTGTTCGACGGGCTGCCGCTGGCTCGGAGCGAGAGCACGCTCTTGCTCGTCGGCACAGCCTCGCTGGTCTACGGCCTCGTGGCGCGTCACAACGAGCGCGACTACCGCGCCGTGTTCCGACCGGCCGGTGCGGTGGTGATCGGCCTCGGCGCTTGCATCTGGCTGTGCCTGGTGCTGGCGTTCTTCTTCGAGTTGGCGGACCCCGACCCCGACCTGCCGAGCGCCACGCAGGGCTATGTGGCGCTGGGCCTGGCTGGCGGCACGGCGCTGGTGCTGGGCGCCGTGATGGTATGGATCGGCGAGGTCCGGAAGCGCACCAACTTCTCGCGCCGTGAGGCCATCCTGGCGGTATGCCTGATCTGGGTCGCCGCCAGCCTGGTGGGCGGACTGCCGTTCCTTTACGGCGCGCGCATGAGCGCGACCGACTCGTTCTTCGAGGCGGTGAGCGGGCTCACCACCACCGGCGCCACGGTCATCACCGACATCGAGACGCGCCTCTCGCGCCCGCTCCTCCTGTGGCGCTCCGTGATCCAGTGGCTGGGCGGCATGGGCATCGTCGTGTTGTTCGTGGCGGTCTTCCCGAACGTCGGCGTGGGCGGCAAGCACATGTTCCGCGGCGAGGTCCCGGGCGCCACGTCGGAGGGTCTGCGCCCACGCATCGCAGAGACCTCCGTCGCGCTGTGGAAGCTCTACGCGGCGCTCACCGTGATCCTGTGGGTCGCGTTGCGCATCACGGGCATGAGCACGTTCGACGGCCTGTGCCACGCGCTCACCACGATGAGCACGGGGGGCTTCTCGACCCTCGACAGCTCGATGGGGGGCTTCCAGAACCCGGCGGCCGAGTACGTGGTGGGCATCTTCATGGTCATCGCCAGCGTGAACTACGCGCTGTACTACGCGCTGCTGCGCGAGCGCTCCCCCAAGCGCCTGCTCCACAACGTGGAGTTCAAGGTGTTCTTGGTGATGGTGGTCGGCGCCACGCTGGCGCTGACCGCCATGTTGCGCAGCAGTGGCGTGCACGCGGACCTCGAGCTGGCGTTCCGCCGCTCGCTGTTCCTTGTGGGCACCACCGTCTCGTCCACGGGCTTCGGCACGGACAACTACACCGTCTACACCTCCCCTGCGTTCGGCCTGATGGTGTTCATCATGTTCATCGGCGGCTGCAGCGGGTCCACGGCCGGGGGCATCAAGGTCGAGCGCGTGGTGCTGTTGTTCAAGCAGTCCGTAGCGCAGGTGAAGAAGAGCTTCCGCCCCAGCTCCGTGCTCAACGTGCGCATGGGTCGCGCCGTGGTGCAGAGCGAGATCCTGGCCGACGTCGCAGCCTTCTTCTTGATCTACATGGGGTGCATGGCCGGCGGCGCCTTCGTGGTGTGTTGGATCGAGCACTGCCCCGTGCCCACCAGCTTCGGAGCGATGCTCACCACGCTCAGCAACATGGGCCCCAGCCCCTTCCACGACCTGCCCTGGGCGGCGGGGGCGGACAACGCCGCCATCGTGCACTCGGACAACTTCGCCCACTACCAGCCCGTCACCAAGGTGGTCTTCTGCTTGAGCATGCTGCTCGGCCGCCTCGAGTTCTTCACCATCTTCGCGCTGTTCGTGCCAGGGTTCTGGAAGCGTTGACATGAGCGGTCACGGCACACACGCGGCCCCGCGCCGGCACGAAGGACGCTCACTACGGCAGCTGCTGATCGTCGTCGCGCTCGTCGTGGTGCTGGTCTACCTGCACCAGTGGGCGGGCAGCGCGATGTTCGGCGACCTCGACCCCACGGCCATGTTGGCCCTCGGGTTCGTGGTGCTGGGCAGCTACACCATCGGCGCGCTGGCCGAGGTGGTGCGCCTGCCGCACATCACCGGATACTTGCTGGCGGGCCTGTTCTTCGGGCCGTCCATCGCGCACTCGCTGTTGCCCGCGCTCGCGTCGCTGCTGGGCTTCGGCGCGCCCTGGCCACCGTTCGATCGTGGCGTGCTCAACGAGAACGTCGTCCACCAGCTGAAGCTCTTCGACACGCTGGCGGTCGCCCTCATCGCCATCAGCGCGGGCGGCGAGCTCAAGCTGAACGCCTTGCGCGAGGGGCTGCGCGCCATCGTGGGCATCATGCTCGGGCAGTACGTGCTCGTGATGTTGGTCATCACGGGCTTCGTGGTCGCCATCAGCGGTGTGTTCCCCTCCATCGCGCTCCCCGGGCTGACGGTCCCCACGCCGGCCGCGGCGATCGGCTTCGGCATCCTCGTCAGCGCCATCTCGTTCGCCACGTCGCCGTCGGCGACCTTGGCCGTCATCAACGAGACCGGGGCCTCGGGCCTGATGAGCCGTACCGTGCTCAGCTCCGTCGTCCTCAAGGACGTGGTGGTCATCGTCACGTTCGTCGTGGGTAAATACGTGGCGGCCACCATGCTGGGCGCCGAAGTGGAGGACATCGGGCCGTTCTTGGTGCAGCACGTCGGCGGCGGCGTGGGGCTCGGCATCGTGCTCGGCGTGGGATCGCTGTTCTACCTACGCGTGCTCGGCAAGGAGCTGCTGCTCTTCATCGTCGGCCTGGTCTACACGGCCACCTTCGTCGCCGAGCAGCTTCACGCGGACAAGATGCTGATGTTCCTGATGATGGGCTTCATCATCGGCAACTTCAGCAAGGCCGGAGAGCAGCTGATCGAGAAGGTGGAGCAGCTCGCGCTGCCCACGTACGTGGTCTACTTCACCCTCGCAGGCGCGGGGCTGCACCTCGACCAGCTGCTCGCGACGCTCACCTTCGCGCTGTCGCTGGTCGTGCTGCGCGCCATCGCCATGTACTTGGGCGTTCGGTTCGGGGGTGGTATCGGGCGCGCGGATCCCGCCACCATGCGGTACGGCTGGCTCGGCTTCCTGGCCCAAGCGGGCGTGTCACTGACGTTGGCCAACCAGCTGGGGGGCCTGCACGGCGACATTGGCGTGGCGCTCGGCACGATGGTCATGGGCGGCATCGCGGTGAACGAAGTGCTGGGGCCCGTCCTGTTCAAAGTGGCCATCAGCCTCGCGGGGGAGGGGCGCGCTGCCCCCACGGAGGAGAGCGACGACATCCCGCACCTCAGCGTGCCACCTCCGCCATCGAGCAGCGTGCATCCCGCGCCCATCGGTAGTGACGCCCCCCCCGACGACGACGCGCTCCGAACGTGGCCCGAGCAGGAACGCAAGAACCCATGGGGCAAGTCACTCCACTCGGGCTCGGCGTCGCTGGATCAGCGCGTACGGGACCTCGAGCTGGACCTGCACGCGATCGTGCGCGACGTCTCGTCTGGTCCGCTGCGCGAGTGGCGCGCGGACGGAGAGGCGTACCTGCGCGCCCTGCGGCGAGAGTTCCTCCGGCACCACCGGCGCATGACGGTGCGCGCGCGCACGAGCAAGAGCGAGAACCCCGCCGAGGCAGCCGCTGCGCTGCGCAGTGAGCAGGCAGAGCTGGCCGAGCGCTGGCGTGGCATCGTGTTGGGCCGCGGCGCACGCATCACTCAGGTCACCTGGCAGCCCGAGGACATCGTCGAGGCGCTCGACACCATCGTGGCGGCGCTGCCACAGACGCTGACGGTCCCGTACGACCCGCAGAGCTTCACTGGGCGTAGCGACGAGACGCTGTTCCAGTCCGCGCAGCGGGGTCTGCTCGTGACACGTCGCGCTGCGCTGCGCGTGCTTGGCCAGCCCGAGCCAAAGCGCGAGCTCGCGCTGCGCGACCTGGGACGCTTTCACTTGAGCGGCACGGCGCCCGACAAGCTCCAAGCGCTCATCGCGCTCTTCGTGCAAGGGGACCGCCACCTCGCCAACCGCACCCGCAGCATCTTCGACGCCATCGTGCGGGGCTACGATCAGCTGGCGACGCAGCTGGATCAAGAAGTGCAGCTGCTCGAGGCCCAGAGGGCGCGCAGCGCGCGACGAGCCTCCGAGAGCGCCTCCGCGTCCCCCGCCACCGACGCCGAGACCACCCCCGTGCTCCCCGAGGGCACGCCCGCGGAGGGGATCCCCCTGCTCGGTATCGGCGGCCCTCCGAGCAGCGAGCTGACGCGGCTCTCGTCCAGCCCACCGCCCCCGGCCATCGACGTGGAGGCGCGCCTGAAGCTGCTGCGCGCGGACATCGAGGAAGAGCTCGCCATCGGGCTCGAGGAGGTGCGCCGCATCGCGCAAGACGGCACGCTGCGCACCGCCACGGCGCTGGCCAACGGGCTGAAGGCCTTGAAGCGCGACACCGCCATCTATGGCACCTACCACCTACCGGCGCGCAAGCGCCGCAGCAGCCGCGTGTTCGCGCGCCGGCTGCGCGCCATCGAGATGCTCAGCGCCGACATCGTGGCGCACCGCCGCGCGAGCTCCGCCACCTACGGCATGCTCGCGATGGAGCTGGAGCTGGTGGGGCTCGAGGCCCGCGTGAAGGACGTGATGCTGGACCACAGCCAGCGCCTCGAGGGTGAGCTGCAGCGCCGCGTGCACCAGAAGGTGGAGCGCGTGCAGCAGTCCATGGCGGACGCCATCCACAGCTTCCACCACGCGCTCGCCACCGAGCAGGCGGGGGAGAGCCTGGCTGCGCAGGTTCGCCTGCTGACCGAAGACACCGAGCGCACCGCCGCGGAGGCCAGCCGCGTGGTGCTGCAGCTGCACGACGAGCTGCGTGACGAATCGAAGGTGGCCCCCCTGCTGGACGCCCTGACGGTCTCGGCGAGCGCGCTCACCAATCGGTACGACGTGCTCGAGGGGCACGTGGGCACGGGCGAGTGGAAGCTACCGGCCGCGCTCGAGCCTGTGGAGGTGGCGTTCCGCGACATCGTCCAGGCGCGCATCGACGCGCACATCGGGCCCGAGCTGCGCGCCACCACGCACGAGATCGCGCGCCAGGTGCAGCCACTGCTGGCCGCGCTGCAGGACCTGGAGCGCAAGCTGGCGTTCAACACCGAGCTGGCCACCAGCGAGCTCGACGTCGTCGCCGACGAGAAGATCCCACGCGAGGTGCGCGAGCTGCTGGCGGAGATGATCGGCGGCCCGCTCGAGCGCCACAAGTCCATCATCGACGACTTCGTGCAGCGCTCGGCCGAGTGGCCCGCGGAGTTCGGCGCGCGCCTGCGAGACGCCGTGAAGCAAGAGCTGCGCGAGCTCCGCAGCCTGCTGGCCGACGGTGAGTTCTCCCGAGCGCGCCTGCGCGAATTCCGGCGGGAGACCGAGAGCCGCAAGCTCCGCCACCGCGCGGAGCAGCTCCCTGGGGCGCTCCAGCGCCTGCGCCGGCAGTTCTCTCGCTCGGTGCGCGTGGTCGCTGGGGAGGAGCGCTTCGAGCGGTGGCGCGAGACGCTGGGTCTGCGCGGGGTGGTCCGGTCCACCGCGCTGGACCCCAAGTCGTTTGCCGCGCCGGCGCCTCGCGCCGACCTGCCGGTCATCTACCGGCGCCTTTTCTCGGCGGACACCATGGAGGCTGGCGACGTCCTCTTGGGCCGGGAGCGCGAGATCCACCACGCGCAGGAGATCCTCTCGCGCCGCGTGAAGGGGCGCATGCGCAGCGTGGCGCTGGTCGGTATCGACGGGGTCGGCAAGGCCGCCGTGTCCAACGCCATCGTGCGCACCGGGCGCTTCAAGCAGGTTCGCCGCGTGACGCTGAGCGCCCCCTCGGACGCGAGCGTGTTCGAGGAGGTCGTGCGCGCCGGCTCCGAGGGGCAGCTGGTCGTGGTCGACGGCGTGCACTGGTTGCTCAGCGCAGAGCCCGGCGGCTTCGAACCGCTGCGTCGCTTCGCGGACATCGTCATCGCCGATGGCGGACGGCACGCGTGGCTGCTCCACGCCGACGAGGTGTTCTTCCGCTACGCGAGCAGCGTCGCGCCGCTGGCCGACGCGTTCCCCGACCGCATCCGCCTCGAGCCCCTCTCACCCGAAGCGCTGCGCGGCGCCGTCATGGACCGCTCGAGCCACAGCGGGCTCGGCACGTCGTTCGAGCGCGTCGAAGGCGACTCCCGCATCGAAGAGTGGCTGGCACGCTCGGCCAGTCGCCTGCGTGGACCGATGGACCACTACTTTCAAGAGCTGCACGCGGCCAGCGGCGGACTGGTGCGCGATGCGCTGCGGCTGTGGCTGGCGTCCATCCGCGGCGTGCAGAACGACGAGCTGGTGCGCGTCGGGCGCGTGCCCCCCTCCGCCTACGCGGCCCTGTCGCGACTCGCCGACGACGTCCTGATTACGCTCTACCAGATCCACAGGCAGGGCTGGATGCACCCGCGTGTGCTGGCGCACCTGTTCCGCGTGGACCAGGGCGCCGCGCACGCTGAGCTGGCGCGGCTGGCGCACCTGGGGCTGTTGGAGGAGCAGGACGGGCAGGTGTACCGCGTAGAGGTCCACCTACGCGGCGCGCTGGCGCGTGTGCTCATCGAGAAGGGGTGGGTCCGATGAAGCGCGGGCGCACATCCATGCGCGGTGCAGCGTGTGCATTCAGGCGGCTCACTCCGCGGGGCGCTCCGCTGCTCCTGCTCCTGGTGGCGTGGACGGTGGCCCCCGTTGCGAGCAATGCGCAGACCCCCGCGCCGGCTGCACCGGAGAACGGGGGCGGGGCGACCGAGGCCCCGGCGCGCGCCCCGGCTCGCACGCCTGCGCGGCGTCGACCGTCCGCGCGCGCGGACGCGGGGGTAGCGACGCCACCGACGTCCGAAGGTGGCGCGGCGAACGCGGGCGGATCCAGCGGCGGCGAGCCCGGGACCTCCCGCCCTTCGAGCGACGATCGCGCAGACGCGCCACGCGAGGGGAGCGGGGGCGGCCAAGGCAGCACGTCGGGGGCTGGCTCTGCGGGCGCTGGTTCCGCGGAGACGAGCGCACCACGCGATGGCACGGCCCCCGTGGGTGATGGGCAGGCGGGCGCGCCTCGCAGCGGTACCGCGAGCGCAGCGGGGGCCGGGACCTCGGGCAACGGCGGCGCGGAGACCTCTTCACCGGAGGGCAGAGGTTCGGGAGCCGACGGGGAAGGCGAGAGCGGCGCGGCGCCACCGGGCGCGGGCGGCGCGCCGGAGCCGGGAAGCGTCCATGAGGCTTCTGGCGCGGCCAACGCAGGCGGCACCGGCACGCCCAGTGTGGGGGCCCCGAGCGCAGGGCCCACGGCGGAAGCCAACTCGGGGGACGCGGTCGCGCCGCCGACGAACGACGTCGCGGATGCGGGTGTGCCACCGGAGGACGCGGCGCTGGACGCAGGCGTGCCGTTCGTGGACGCGAGTGTCGCCGAAGAGGTCGCGGAGCCGCTCGAGCCCGACGCGGGGCCAGCGACGGCCCCCGTCGAGACCACGGCCCCCCCCGAGGCGGGCGGCGCGGCCCCCACCACGACAGTGGTGCAGGTGCCCATGCCCTTCGTGCAGGCGTCCGAGTCGATCGACCCGTGGGCCGGGCTGCGCGAGGTGATCCCCGGCATCCCGACGGGCGGCATCAAGCCCATCGGCCTGCTGGGTCTGCTCGCTCTGCTGGCGCTGTTTTCGACCTTCATCGAGCGCCTGCGCGGGCGGCTGCTGCGTGACGGCCTGTTGCCCACCCTCCTGGCCGTCACGCAGGTGGTGGTGCGCCTGCTGGCCCTGCTCATCGCGCTGGCGCTGGTCATCCAAGTGGTGCCCGCCAACATCCGCTGGGTCGTGTACTTCATCCTCATCGCCAGCGGCGCCGCGCTGGGCTGGTCCATGCGCGACGTCATGCCCGACCTCATCGCGGGCGTGGTGATCGTCTTCGAGCGGCGCATCCGGCGCGGCATCTGGATTCGGTCCGACAGCTTCTCTGGCGCGGTGGAGCGCGTGGGCCTGCGCTCGAGCTGGCTGCGGGACAGCAAGGGCCACCGTGTGGCGGTGCCCAACCGGCTGCTCATGCAGGCCCCCGTGGTGAGCGACGAAGAAGGCGAGCGCGTGCAGGAGGTGGTGGTGCGGCTCGGCGGCGCAGACGCCGCGGACATCCGACGCGCGCTGCGGGATGCCGTCTTGGCCTCTCCCTGGACCACGCCCGAGAGCGAGCCGCAGGTGCTGCGCGACCCGGTGGACCCGGACCTCTGGCAAGTGCGCGGCCGCCTGCTCTCCGCCAGCTTCGCTTCGTCGTTCCAGGGTCAGCTGCTGGAGCGCGCGGAGGCCCAGCTCGCAGCGCTCCAGGCGCGGTCGCGGCGCACGCGCGAGACCAGCCCTGGCTTCGAAGAGAGCCCGGCTGGCGTGCCCACCACCAAGCACGCCAAGCTGGACAAGGCCGAGAAGTCGGACAAGGCCGACAAGCACGACAAGACCGACAAGACCGACAAGCCGAAGGCCCCCTAGCCCCAACCCCCGCTCCTGGCCCCGACGATGACCGACACGCTTGGCACCCGCTTCCCCGGCCTGGCCCCGCTGCTGCGCGCCGACCTCCTGGGCCCGCTCCCCACCTCGGTGGAGCCGCTCGCACGCCTCAGCCGCATGACCAGCACGGAGCTGTACATCAAGCGCGACGACCGCTCTGCCGCGCACTACGGCGGCAACAAGGCGCGCAAGCTCTCGTTCCTGTTGGGTGACGCCACGCGCGCTGGCGCGGACACGCTGCTCACGGTGGGCGCCTTCGGGTCCCACCACGTCCTCGCGACTTCGGTACACGGGGCGCGCAACGGGTTCGCGGTACACGCGGTGCTGCTGCCGCAGCCGTTCACTCCACACGTCGAGCGCAACATCCTCGCCGGCCTGGGCGCGTCCGCCACGCACCACCCTGTGCGACACTCCGCGCTCGCGGCGGCCGAGGTCGCGCGTGTGCTGGCTCGGTTGCGGCTCTCGCGGCGGCGCCCCTACTTCATCCCGCACGGGGGCACCTCGCCGCTGGGTGCGCTGGGCTACGTGGACGCGGGGCTCGAGCTGGCCGCGCAGGTGGACGCGGGGCTCACGCCCGAGCCGCACGCGGTGTACTGCGCGCTCGGCAGCGGGGGCACGGCCGTGGGTCTTTGCGTGGGGCTCGCCGCCGCGGGGCTGCGTGTGCCGGTGGTGGCGGTGCGGGTCACGCCGCGCTTGGTGGCGCCGCGCGTCATGCTCGACCAGCTGGTGGAGCGCGTGGTGCACGACCTCCACACACGCGACCCGCGCTTCCCGCGCGTGGCCGAGGCCGCCAAGCACCTCATGCACGTGACCGACGAGCAGCGCGGCGCGGGCTACGGCAAACCCGACGACGCGGCGCAGCGCGCGGCCGAGCTCGCGCTGGCGGACGACGTGGAGCTGGACCCCACGTACACGGCCAAGGCCTTCGCGCAGATGCTGCAGCACGCAGAGGGCGAGCGCCGCGGGCAGCGGCTGCTGTTCCTGCACACCCTCAGCTCACAGGATCTCGAGCCGCTGGTCAGCCGCGCCCCCGCCCTGCCCCGCTGGACGGACCGCTACCGCCGCGAGCAACGCTGACGTGCCCCGCTACGACCCACCCATCGAAGACGCGGCGCAGCACGCGCACGACGCCGCCGAGGCACGCGGCGAGCGCGGCTACATGGATCCGCGCAGCGGGCTGTTCGTAATGACGGCCGGCTCGTTGGCAGCGCGCGGGACGTGCTGCGGCTCAGGCTGTCGCCACTGCCCCTACCCCGCCGAAGAACAAGCGGCGAGCGGGCGCCCACGGCTGCGACGGCCCGAGCCCTGAACGGGCACGAGCGGTTCCGCGCGGGGCTGCTACGCTCTCGGGCGTGTCGCAACGGATACTCATCGGGTTGGTGAAGGGCCTCACGCTGGGCGTCCTGCTGGGCTCGCTGTTCCACTTCGGGCTCGGTTGGCGCGTGACCCCTGGGCTGCTGGGCTACCTCATCGCCATGGGCGTGGGGGCCACCGCCGGCATCCTCGCCGGGCGCCCGCCCTGGCTGCACGAGGCGTGGATCGAGAGCCTGCTGAAGGGGGTGTTCGGCCTCGCCGTGGGCGCCGCGGTCTACTGGGTCGCGGTGCGCTTCCTCACGTTCGAGATGGCGTTCGACGTGTTCGGCGCACCCGCAAGCTCGCCGTGGACCTCGCTGCCGCTGCTGTATGCGCCGCCCATCGCCATGCTCTTCGCGCTCATCGTCGAGCTCGACAACGGGGCCAGCAGCAAGCCTGGGGCCGGCAAGCCGGGCATGCCCAAGCCCGGGGCGGGCAAGCCTGGTGCGGCCAAGCCCAAGCCCGCGGGCGGAGGCGCTGGATGAGCGCGCAAAGTGGCGCGGCCAGTTCCGGAGCGCAGGTCCAGGGACCACGCGCCACCCCGCGCACCGACGCCTACCTGGACGACCTGCGCCGCGAGTTCCCGCGGCTACGCATCGTGCACAAGCAGGACCACGCTTGGTCACGCCGCATCGACGCCCTCCTGCGCGCGATCACCTTCGGGGGCCAAGCCGCGTACGTCAGCACCTACACCACGGTGCTGGGCTGCACCATCTATCTGCCCAGCGCGTGGGCCGAGCGCAGCGACGAGGCGCGCTACATCACGCTGCGCCACGAGGCCGTCCACCTGCGCCAGTTCCGGCGCTTCACCGTGCCGGGCATGACGCTCATCTATGGGCTGCCTCTCTTCCCCGTGGGGCTCGCGCTGGGCCGCGCGCTGATCGAGTGGGAGGCCTACCGCGAGACCCTCGCCGCATACGCAGACGTGTATGGCATCGAGGGCGCGCGCGACCCGGCCCTGCACGCGCACATCCGGCTGCAGTTCACGGGGCCCGCCTACGTCTTCATGTGGCCCTTCCCGCGCATGGTCCAGCGTGCCATCGACCGCGAGGTCGCGGCGCTCGAAGCGCATAGACAGACGCCCGCGGCCCCGTGATACGGTCGACGCATGGGGCATCCCGTGCGCCTGGGAGCGTTCTACCTGCAAGACCAGATCGGTCAGGGCGGGATGGGTGCCGTGTGGCGCGGCGTGCACCTGCAGCGGGGTCAGCCGGTGGCCGTGAAGGTGCTCTCGCTCGAGCGTGCTCGCGAGCC contains:
- a CDS encoding pyridoxal-phosphate dependent enzyme, whose translation is MTDTLGTRFPGLAPLLRADLLGPLPTSVEPLARLSRMTSTELYIKRDDRSAAHYGGNKARKLSFLLGDATRAGADTLLTVGAFGSHHVLATSVHGARNGFAVHAVLLPQPFTPHVERNILAGLGASATHHPVRHSALAAAEVARVLARLRLSRRRPYFIPHGGTSPLGALGYVDAGLELAAQVDAGLTPEPHAVYCALGSGGTAVGLCVGLAAAGLRVPVVAVRVTPRLVAPRVMLDQLVERVVHDLHTRDPRFPRVAEAAKHLMHVTDEQRGAGYGKPDDAAQRAAELALADDVELDPTYTAKAFAQMLQHAEGERRGQRLLFLHTLSSQDLEPLVSRAPALPRWTDRYRREQR